One window of the Mytilus galloprovincialis chromosome 14, xbMytGall1.hap1.1, whole genome shotgun sequence genome contains the following:
- the LOC143058435 gene encoding uncharacterized protein LOC143058435, with protein sequence MSAMHSVVWLFYCSMSFAICAADGKTNVQIPLLNNKATAPLYAEFNMSNLNQRLREIFNKEVIQNTVNVSCEEPYEKIGKGCYSIKDDNVSGDAAFASCTDPGAYLANFETIEEAMIMKLFLQKRNSGIHYYVGGRNINRYLPNGDWRWIKHGKATKMTYFAFAFNRGPEGRTDRENDCMFFYARDRYKFYDHGCDQGDYLGGYICEI encoded by the exons ATGTCTGCTATGCACAGTGTTGTTTGGCTTTTCTACTGCTCGATGTCTTTCGCAATTTGTGCCGCTGACGGAAAAACAAACGTACAGATTCCTTTACTGAATAATAAAGCTACAGCTCCTCTGTATGCTGAATTTAATATGTCGAATTTGAATCAACGACTGAGAGAGATTTTTAACAAGGAAGTCATACAGAATACAGTTAATG TGAGCTGCGAAGAACCATACGAGAAGATAGGGAAAGGTTGTTATTCTATCAAGGATGACAACGTATCTGGTGATGCAGCATTT GCGAGCTGTACAGACCCTGGTGCTTACCTTGCTAACTTCGAAACTATTGAAGAAGCCATGATCATGAAATTGTTCCTACAGAAGCGGAATTCAG GTATACATTACTACGTTGGTGGACGTAATATCAATAGATACCTACCAAATGGCGATTGGAGATGGATTAAACATGGTAAAGCCACAAAGATGACTTATTTTGCCTTTGCCTTTAATCGGGGACCCGAAGGTAGAACTGATCGTGAAAACGACTGCATGTTCTTCTACGCTAGAGATAGATACAAGTTCTATGATCATGGATGTGACCAAGGAGATTACCTTGGAGGTTATATTTGTGAAATTTGa